One window from the genome of Mucilaginibacter ginsenosidivorans encodes:
- a CDS encoding putative LPS assembly protein LptD, which produces MKFVSLFFLPVFILMANVTASATTRSVYGHKPAIDTIIKLDTIKDKKLLKGRKSALKTSENNALQANNDTTKNKNGLKSMVTAHAEDSTKYDDVHQILYLYGKARVTYEDFEMDADYIRVDEKNKIIYASGLIDPFTHRYIGRPIFKQGKDKPVITDSLRFNYETKKGKLFNAASDQDGNYISGGQIRKLGGEDAAYDHVIFSTCDLPYPDTHFGIVITRGIGEKNQIISGPAFLEVEGVPLPLAIPFGFFPKPNTRASGIIIPTFGEDQKLGFYLRNFGYYIALNDYLDLTTTGTFYSKGSYAISTSSRYYNRYKYSGTVTLSYSSTNYGLPGDPSNKDFHIDWSHSQNPNAHPGVTFSASVNAGTAGFFQHNPATEGYNLNTLTQNTLRSSISYGRVWAGTPFNLTVNLSHSQDLTRKTVTLELPTFNFNMSTISPFDSKERVGEQKWYQKITVGYSLQGTNKVNNVPEAELFKSTTLTKRLQNGFEHQIPIGFNQTILKYFQFSTSVNYTERWYFQHINERYARGSVPGRDSLVFDTIGGFKRAGEYNIGANMSTKIYGTMTFKKGSLQAIRYVATPSIGVSFHPDFGDPRYGYYQTAVSDATVPYQSSSQRYSIFQNSVYGSPSAGKSAALTFSLNNSIEAKVRPKSTDTSTTAKKIKILEGFTVSTSYNFAADSLNLSPISFSGHTSLFKDKLNINFSGTFNPYTTLVRDSISNGQIYKYRIPINKFTWQNGKFPTLVQASLSASASLNPALFHPNVQPAAPGSTLQTANPDQAAKLALLNSDPSAYVDFNVPWNASINYSFSYSNNYTNTYVSNTIMLSGDVSVTKNWKVQYTTNYDLRKGQLSSATSFGIYRNLHCWDLSFQWLPFGYYKSYNVTLRVKAPILQDLKLTKRSDYTSNQYYNPYQ; this is translated from the coding sequence TTGAAATTCGTTAGCCTGTTTTTTCTGCCTGTATTCATCTTAATGGCCAACGTTACAGCATCTGCTACCACCCGCAGCGTTTACGGCCACAAGCCTGCTATTGATACCATTATTAAACTGGACACCATAAAAGACAAGAAGTTGCTTAAAGGTAGGAAATCTGCCTTAAAAACTTCGGAAAATAATGCTTTACAGGCAAATAATGACACCACGAAGAATAAAAATGGACTGAAATCAATGGTTACCGCGCACGCAGAGGACTCGACCAAGTATGACGATGTACACCAGATATTATACCTGTATGGCAAAGCAAGGGTTACCTACGAAGATTTTGAGATGGATGCCGACTATATACGGGTTGACGAGAAGAACAAGATCATTTACGCCAGTGGCCTGATAGATCCCTTTACACACCGGTATATAGGGCGGCCGATATTTAAACAGGGCAAGGATAAACCGGTTATAACCGATTCATTGCGTTTTAACTATGAAACAAAGAAGGGTAAACTATTTAATGCGGCTTCAGACCAGGACGGGAACTATATCTCCGGCGGCCAGATACGGAAATTAGGGGGTGAGGATGCTGCTTACGATCACGTGATATTCAGTACCTGTGATCTGCCGTACCCGGATACTCACTTTGGCATTGTGATCACCAGGGGAATCGGTGAAAAAAACCAGATCATATCAGGCCCCGCATTTTTGGAGGTGGAAGGTGTGCCGCTGCCACTTGCCATACCATTTGGTTTTTTCCCCAAGCCGAACACACGGGCATCAGGTATTATCATTCCAACATTCGGCGAAGACCAGAAACTGGGGTTTTACCTGCGCAACTTTGGTTATTATATAGCCCTGAATGATTACCTCGACCTCACCACGACAGGTACATTTTACTCTAAAGGCTCTTATGCCATCAGCACCTCATCGCGCTATTATAACCGATATAAATATAGCGGTACCGTGACTTTGAGCTACAGTTCGACCAATTATGGTTTACCGGGCGATCCTTCCAACAAGGACTTCCACATCGACTGGTCGCATAGCCAAAACCCGAACGCGCATCCGGGTGTAACGTTTAGCGCGTCGGTTAATGCGGGTACGGCAGGTTTTTTTCAGCATAACCCGGCCACCGAAGGTTACAATCTGAATACTCTAACCCAAAACACCTTACGTTCGAGCATCTCATATGGCAGGGTATGGGCCGGGACACCTTTTAACTTAACGGTGAACTTATCGCACAGCCAGGACCTAACCCGCAAGACAGTTACGCTGGAACTGCCGACGTTTAACTTCAACATGTCGACCATTAGCCCGTTTGATTCAAAGGAAAGAGTAGGAGAACAAAAATGGTATCAAAAGATAACCGTCGGGTATAGCCTCCAGGGAACAAATAAGGTAAATAATGTACCTGAGGCTGAATTGTTTAAAAGCACAACGTTGACTAAAAGGTTGCAAAACGGTTTCGAACACCAGATACCGATCGGCTTCAACCAAACCATCTTAAAATATTTCCAGTTCAGTACAAGCGTTAACTATACCGAACGCTGGTATTTCCAGCATATTAACGAAAGATATGCCAGGGGCAGTGTGCCCGGCAGAGACTCATTAGTATTTGATACAATAGGCGGATTTAAAAGGGCAGGCGAATATAATATCGGCGCCAATATGTCGACAAAGATATATGGCACCATGACATTCAAAAAAGGCAGCTTACAGGCCATAAGGTATGTAGCCACCCCATCCATCGGCGTGAGCTTTCATCCCGATTTTGGCGACCCCCGCTACGGTTATTATCAAACGGCTGTAAGCGACGCTACCGTACCTTACCAGTCAAGTTCGCAACGTTATTCTATTTTTCAGAACTCAGTATATGGAAGCCCTTCTGCCGGGAAATCGGCTGCGCTGACTTTCAGTCTGAACAATAGTATCGAAGCCAAAGTACGCCCGAAAAGCACGGATACATCAACCACGGCTAAAAAAATAAAAATATTGGAGGGCTTTACCGTATCAACGTCTTACAACTTCGCGGCAGACTCGCTGAACCTTTCGCCAATCTCATTTTCCGGCCATACCTCGCTGTTTAAGGACAAGTTGAATATCAATTTCAGCGGGACATTCAATCCTTATACAACTTTAGTCAGAGACTCCATTTCAAACGGACAAATATATAAGTACAGGATCCCTATCAATAAATTCACCTGGCAAAACGGAAAATTTCCAACGTTGGTACAAGCCAGCTTATCGGCGAGCGCCTCACTTAACCCGGCGTTGTTTCACCCAAATGTGCAACCGGCGGCACCAGGATCAACTTTGCAGACCGCAAACCCCGACCAGGCGGCGAAGCTGGCATTGCTTAACAGCGACCCAAGCGCTTATGTCGACTTTAATGTCCCATGGAATGCTTCTATCAACTACTCGTTCAGTTACAGTAATAACTATACCAATACTTATGTATCGAATACCATCATGTTAAGTGGCGACGTAAGCGTGACTAAAAACTGGAAAGTGCAGTATACAACCAACTACGACCTGCGAAAAGGCCAGTTGAGCAGTGCAACTTCATTTGGTATTTACCGCAATCTTCATTGCTGGGACCTGTCGTTTCAATGGCTTCCATTCGGTTATTACAAGTCCTACAATGTTACTTTAAGGGTAAAAGCACCTATATTACAGGATCTGAAACTAACGAAACGAAGTGATTATACCAGCAATCAATATTACAATCCATACCAATAA